A part of Candidatus Hydrogenedentota bacterium genomic DNA contains:
- a CDS encoding exo-alpha-sialidase: MTRSNTPAVMLAAALLLAGGGATALGIGGLAPAVTLETLDGFERIMDNHHTRRGTVVFFLSSRCETTASQMARINEIHEANRFDVLFIGVSANPEESGDELRRFATNLGAIFPVYRDVKGEALKAFGAATTPEFFLLDHRGRLIYKGGLGGAAYEPGLERAITQYLNRVPVETARTPAKGTSVKARNPRRDVENLYGLPQFRSQFIFQEVPGAAVHHCSTVAEAPNGDILALWYGGSYESAEDQALYLARLVKGAAAWSAPERFLVNHGQPPGNAVIFQGPDGRMHIIWGRMEGSWPKRRGSGWGDCRLLTRTSGDNGHTWSADVEIGDSLGWLPRNTPVTLADGTFALPISGNVRGEGGGSFLLVLDETTGEWSRRGFIRGGSQPTVVVRDNGDLLCLMRGSPRTVKSVSKDHGHTWTPATPTDRRNPDSGLDTVKLKSGRVLQVYTDTESGSRYPMVIVQSHDDGETWGDLITLATDHGEFSYPSIIQASDGTVHLLYTYRRYSIMHTAFNEDWLEHRRARAN, translated from the coding sequence ATGACACGGTCAAACACGCCGGCTGTTATGCTGGCGGCGGCGTTGCTGCTGGCGGGAGGGGGCGCGACGGCGCTGGGCATCGGCGGGCTGGCGCCCGCGGTGACCCTTGAAACCCTTGACGGTTTCGAACGGATCATGGACAACCACCACACGCGCCGGGGCACGGTTGTGTTCTTTCTTTCGTCACGCTGCGAAACGACGGCGTCGCAAATGGCGCGGATTAACGAAATCCACGAGGCGAACCGCTTCGATGTGCTGTTCATCGGCGTCAGCGCGAACCCGGAGGAAAGCGGGGACGAACTGCGCCGCTTCGCCACGAATCTCGGCGCGATTTTCCCCGTTTACCGCGATGTGAAGGGGGAGGCGCTGAAGGCGTTCGGCGCCGCCACGACCCCGGAGTTTTTCCTGCTTGACCACCGGGGCAGGCTGATTTACAAGGGCGGTCTTGGCGGCGCCGCCTATGAACCGGGCCTTGAGCGGGCCATCACGCAGTATCTCAACCGTGTCCCGGTCGAAACCGCGCGGACGCCCGCAAAGGGGACATCCGTCAAGGCGCGCAACCCGCGCCGGGACGTGGAAAACCTGTACGGGCTGCCGCAGTTCCGCAGCCAGTTCATCTTTCAGGAGGTTCCCGGCGCTGCGGTTCACCACTGCTCCACCGTGGCGGAGGCGCCGAACGGCGACATTTTGGCGCTGTGGTACGGCGGGAGCTACGAGTCGGCCGAAGACCAGGCGCTTTACCTGGCGCGGCTGGTGAAAGGCGCGGCCGCCTGGTCGGCGCCGGAGCGCTTTCTGGTAAACCACGGACAGCCGCCGGGCAACGCGGTGATCTTCCAGGGTCCGGACGGGCGCATGCACATCATTTGGGGCCGGATGGAGGGCTCCTGGCCGAAACGGCGCGGCTCGGGCTGGGGCGACTGCCGCCTCCTGACGCGCACATCCGGCGACAACGGGCACACCTGGAGCGCGGATGTGGAAATCGGGGACAGTCTCGGCTGGCTGCCGCGCAACACGCCGGTGACCCTGGCCGACGGCACCTTCGCGCTGCCCATCAGCGGGAACGTGCGGGGCGAGGGCGGCGGCTCGTTCCTGCTCGTGCTGGATGAAACCACGGGGGAATGGTCACGCCGGGGTTTCATCCGGGGGGGCAGCCAGCCCACGGTGGTAGTGCGCGACAACGGCGACCTGCTCTGCCTGATGCGCGGCAGCCCCCGCACGGTGAAGAGCGTGTCGAAAGACCACGGCCACACGTGGACGCCCGCCACGCCGACGGACCGGCGCAACCCGGACTCCGGCCTGGACACGGTGAAACTGAAAAGCGGGCGCGTGCTCCAGGTATACACCGACACCGAGTCCGGCTCGCGGTACCCGATGGTCATCGTGCAGTCCCATGACGACGGCGAGACCTGGGGAGACCTGATTACCCTGGCCACGGACCACGGCGAATTCTCTTACCCAAGCATCATCCAGGCGTCGGACGGCACGGTGCACCTGCTCTACACCTACCGCCGCTATTCCATCATGCACACGGCGTTCAACGAGGACTGGCTGGAACACCGGCGGGCGCGGGCCAATTAA
- a CDS encoding DUF4382 domain-containing protein — translation MADRSETIVKCMLLGILLVPLVFASGCGNTKVTVVLTADAGGAKALLEQAAIKAEVDVADIASLTVNVTGVVLDRMDGGQETLLVEPLEVDLVQLLGVSGLLTSAEVPPGVYTKIRLGIENPRLTLLSDPETVITDIHLTANSRMFVNTQFAIPPNTSTTIQLDFGGIHLVKLGNGGHTLTPQLRATVLVALTPVSNQGGVISVDAAAGTMELLIGDSAVTVDISGAAIFLPGDVDTPTGGTGDLVPGTLVAVEGSVSPSGIIIAATLTVLSG, via the coding sequence ATGGCCGACCGTTCAGAAACAATCGTGAAATGCATGCTCCTGGGCATCCTGCTTGTTCCTCTTGTTTTCGCCAGCGGTTGCGGGAACACCAAGGTGACGGTTGTCTTGACTGCGGATGCGGGGGGCGCTAAAGCCCTGCTGGAGCAGGCCGCCATAAAGGCGGAAGTGGATGTCGCGGACATCGCGTCTTTGACCGTGAACGTCACCGGTGTGGTTCTGGACCGGATGGACGGCGGCCAGGAAACGCTGCTGGTAGAGCCGCTGGAGGTTGATCTGGTTCAACTGCTTGGCGTTTCAGGCCTGCTGACCTCCGCCGAGGTGCCCCCCGGCGTTTACACCAAGATACGCCTGGGCATCGAAAATCCCCGCCTGACACTGCTGTCGGACCCGGAAACGGTCATCACGGACATCCACCTCACGGCCAATTCGCGGATGTTCGTCAACACCCAGTTTGCGATCCCGCCCAACACCAGCACGACCATCCAGCTTGATTTCGGCGGGATACATCTGGTGAAACTGGGCAACGGCGGCCACACGCTCACCCCGCAACTGCGCGCCACGGTGCTTGTCGCGCTGACCCCGGTGTCCAACCAGGGCGGGGTGATTTCCGTTGACGCGGCGGCGGGCACGATGGAACTGCTCATTGGTGACAGCGCGGTGACGGTGGACATTTCGGGCGCCGCCATTTTCCTGCCCGGCGACGTGGACACGCCGACCGGCGGCACCGGCGACCTGGTGCCCGGAACACTGGTGGCCGTGGAGGGTTCCGTCAGCCCGTCGGGGATCATCATCGCCGCAACCCTGACCGTTCTTTCCGGGTGA
- a CDS encoding ATP-binding protein: MITRHTDMGLVRAALKRSRIVALLGPRQCGKTTLARQLVPADSLNYFDLEDPSSLARLSEPDTALRPLRGLVVIDEIQRLPGLFPLLRVLADRKPLRARFLILGSASPDLLRQSSETLAGRLETVPLEGFRLADIGAGAMDRHWLRGGFPLSFTARTEAASAAWRRSFLQTFLERDLPQMGVTLPAVTLRRFWGMMAHYHGQTWNAAEFARALAVNESTVRRYLDLLTGVFMVRQLPPWFENLGKRQVKAPKVYVRDSGLLHTLLGVGSRRDLEHHPKVGASWEGYAVEEVIKALQPDDIYFWATHNGAELDLLLFKNGRRIGVECKRADAPSLTPSMRAALADLKLDELLVVYPGVKRYPLADKTAVVPLSEFTAPLKRAGRP, encoded by the coding sequence ATGATCACGCGGCACACAGACATGGGCCTGGTCCGCGCCGCCCTGAAACGCAGCCGGATTGTCGCGCTGCTGGGGCCGCGGCAATGCGGCAAAACCACGCTGGCCCGGCAGCTCGTGCCCGCGGACTCGCTCAACTATTTCGATCTGGAGGACCCGTCCAGCCTGGCCCGGCTCTCCGAGCCGGACACCGCCCTGCGCCCGCTGCGGGGACTGGTGGTCATTGATGAAATCCAGAGGCTCCCCGGCCTCTTCCCGCTGCTGCGCGTCCTGGCGGACCGGAAACCGCTCCGCGCGCGGTTTCTCATCCTCGGAAGCGCCTCGCCGGACCTGTTGCGGCAGTCCTCCGAAACACTGGCGGGCCGGCTGGAGACGGTGCCGCTGGAGGGATTCCGCCTGGCTGACATCGGTGCCGGGGCGATGGACCGGCACTGGCTTCGCGGCGGATTCCCCCTGTCCTTCACGGCGCGCACTGAGGCCGCATCCGCGGCCTGGCGCCGCAGTTTCCTCCAGACCTTTCTCGAACGGGACCTGCCCCAGATGGGCGTGACCCTTCCCGCCGTGACACTCCGCCGGTTCTGGGGCATGATGGCGCATTACCACGGACAGACATGGAACGCCGCCGAGTTCGCGCGCGCCCTGGCGGTCAATGAGTCCACCGTCCGGCGCTATCTTGACCTGCTGACCGGCGTGTTCATGGTGCGGCAACTGCCCCCGTGGTTCGAGAATCTCGGCAAGCGCCAGGTTAAGGCGCCAAAGGTGTATGTGCGCGACAGCGGCCTGCTTCACACGCTGCTGGGCGTCGGCAGCCGGCGCGACCTGGAGCACCACCCCAAAGTGGGGGCCTCCTGGGAGGGGTACGCGGTGGAGGAGGTCATCAAGGCGCTTCAGCCAGATGACATTTATTTCTGGGCCACACACAACGGGGCGGAACTGGACCTGCTTCTCTTCAAGAACGGCCGCCGCATCGGCGTTGAATGCAAACGCGCGGACGCGCCCTCGCTGACCCCTTCCATGCGGGCCGCCCTTGCCGACCTGAAACTGGACGAGCTCCTTGTGGTCTATCCGGGCGTGAAAAGGTATCCGCTGGCGGACAAGACGGCGGTGGTCCCGCTTTCCGAGTTCACGGCCCCCCTGAAAAGGGCGGGCAGGCCTTAA